GGCGATCTGGGCTGTTTCCCTTTTGAGCCATGACCTTATCGCCCTGACTCTGACTCCCGTGATACTGTCACCGGCATTCGGAGTTTGATTGGGTTTGGTAGGCTGGTGAGCCCCCTAGCCCATTCAGTGCTCTACCTCCGGTGCAGACCTCACGAGGCTATACCTAAATATATTTCGGGGAGAACCAGCTATCACCAGGTTTGATTAGCCTTTCACTCCTATCCACAGCTCATCCGAGTTGTTTTCAACCAACACCGGTTCGGGCCTCCTCCCGATTTTACTCGGGATTCACCCTGGCCATGGATAGATCACGCTGGTTTCGGGTCTATCCCGTGTAACTACCGCCCTATTCAGACTCGGTTTCCCTACGGCTCCTCCCCTTAAAGGGATTAACCTTGCTACACAGGATAACTCGCGGGCGCATTCTGCAAAAGGAACACGGTCAGGCGTACCAGCCTTGCGACTGATATAGCCCTTCCGCTGGTTGTAGGTATATGGTTTCAGGTTCTATTTCACTCCCCTCATCGGGGTTCTTTTCACCTTTCCCTCACGGTACTTGTGCACTATCGGTCACCAGGTAGTATTTAGCCTTGGAAGATGGTCCTCCCAGATTCACGCAGGGTTTCACGTGCCCCGCGCTACTCAGGTATCTGCTGAGAGTCAGCTGGTTTTCGCATACGTGGCTATCACACTCTATGGCAGGCCTTTCCAGACCTTTCTGCTAACCAACTGATTTGTAACTCTCTGGCTCTTAACCGAGCAGACCCTACAACCTCCCGCTAACTTGCGTTAACGGGATTTGGGCTATTTCCGCGTTCGCTCGCCGCTACTAGCGGAATCTCTATTGATTTCTTTTCCTGGAGGTACTGAGATGTTTCACTTCCCTCCGTTCGCCTCCCGTGCCTATGGATTCAGCACGGGATGTTCCGAGTTTGTCGGAACGGGTTACCCCATTCGGAGATCCCCGGATCAAAGCCTGCTTGGCGGCTCCCCGAGGCTTATCGCAGCCTGGCCACGTCCTTCGTCGCCTCCTGGTGCCAAGGCATCCACCATATACCCTTAGTAGCTTGACTGCCCTAACACTTAGAACTAAAAACCTGTCACAATTTAATTGTCAAAGAGCAAATTTATATTTAAATCTATAATATTACCAATTAACCCCTTTTTCATGGAGGTAAGCGGATTCGAACCGCTGGCCTCCTGCGTGCAAAGCAGGCGCTCTCCCATCTGAGCTATACCCCCAACATGGGCCTAGGTAGGATCGAACTACCGACCTTACGATTATCAGTCGTACGCTCTAACCATCTGAGCTATAGGCCCATCAAAAAGTCAAAATTTATATTTTCAAAGAACTATGATTCCCTCAAAGCTAAATAGCGGGAGAAGATACATATTTTCTTGACATAGAGCCTAAGCCCTTGTCATTCTCCTTAGAAAGGAGGTGATCCAGCCGCACCTTCCGATACGGCTACCTTGTTACGACTTCACCCCAATCACCAACCACACCGTGGTTACCTGCCTCCCTTGCGGGTTAGCCCAGCAACTTCAGGTGCAGTTGACTCTCGTGGTGTGACGGGCGGTGTGTACAAGGCCCGGGAACGTATTCACCGCGCCGTACTTATGCGCGATTACTAGCGATTCCGACTTCATGCAGGCGAGTTGCAGCCTGCAATCCGAACTGGGACCGGTTTTTAGGGATTGGCTCCACCTCGCGGTTTCGCAGCCCTTTGTACCGGCCATTGTAGCACGTGTGTAGCCCTGGACATAAGGGCCATGATGACTTGACGTCGTCCCCACCTTCCTCCTGGTTAACCCAGGCAGTCCCCTTAGAGTTCCCAACTTAATGCTGGCAACTAAGGGCAGGGGTTGCGCTCGTTGCGGGACTTAACCCAACACCTCACGGCACGAGCTGACGACAGCCATGCAGCACCTGTCTCCGAGTTCCTGTGTTGCCACAGGCACCCCCGTATTTCTACAGGGTTCTCGGGATGTCAAGCCCAGGTAAGGTTCCTCGCGTTGCATCGAATTAAACCACATGCTCCACCGCTTGTGCGGGCCCCCGTCAATTCCTTTGAGTTTTAACCTTGCGGCCGTACTCCCCAGGCGGGACACTTAATGCGTTAGCTGCGGCACTGAAAGGTTTAACCCTTCCAACACCTAGTGTCCATCGTTTACGGCGTGGACTACCAGGGTATCTAATCCTGTTTGCTCCCCACGCTTTCGCGACTGAGCGTCAGTTGTGGACCAGGAAGCCGCCTTCGCCACTGGTGTTCCTCCCGATATCTACGCATTTCACCGCTACACCGGGAATTCCGCCTCCCTCTTCCACACTCTAGCAAACCAGTTTCAGATGCACTTCTTCCGTTGAGCGGAAGGCTTTCACATCTGACTTAGTTTGCCGCCTACTCGCGCTTTACGCCCAGTGATTCCGAGCAACGCTTGCACCCTCCGTATTACCGCGGCTGCTGGCACGGAGTTAGCCGGTGCTTCCTCCTGGGGTACCGTCAGACGTAAGCGGTATTAGCACCTACGTTTTTCTTCCCCCAAGACAGGAGTTTACGACCCGAAGGCCTTCATCCTCCACGCGGCGTCGCTGCGTCAGGCTTTCGCCCATTGCGCAAAATTCCCCACTGCTGCCTCCCGTAGGAGTCTGGACCGTGTCTCAGTTCCAGTGTGGCTGGCCGTCCTCTCAGACCAGCTACCCGTCATAGCCTTGGTAGGCCATTACCCTACCAACTAGCTGATGGGACGCGGGCCCATCCTTAGGCGACAGCTTGCAAGCAGAGGCCGCCTTTAACCCCATCCCGCAAGCGGGACGTGGTCTTACGAGGTATTATCCCCAGTTTCCCAGGGTTATCCCTCTCCTAAGGGTAGGTTACCCACGCGTTACGCACCCGTGCGCCACGCTACTCAAGGGTTGCCCCTCTTTCACGTACGACTTGCATGTGTTAGGCACGCCGCCAGCGTTCGCTCTGAGCCAGGATCAAACTCTTCAGTTTAAACCTGTAAAGTTAAACGCTTTGCGTTTGTTATTAATTTAAAATGGTTGTCGTGTGTATCTTCTTCCCACTATTTAGCTTTCAAAGAACCTTTGTCGTTACGACAGGAAAAATATATTACGCTTTTCGAAAAAATTTGTCAATACCTTTTTTTTATTTTTTTTATTTATTTTTTCTGTTTAAAAATTTAACATAATTATAATAACTTGTCAAACATTAGCAACTGCCTATAGAACTATATGAATGAAAAAATTACTCTTTTTCTAACTTTAATTTGGCCAATAATCCCTATTTTCTGGATTATTGTACATGGTTTTCCAAAACTTATAAATAAAATTAAATATTTTGTTTATTTTATAGCATTTATCATATTTGTCAGTATCTCATTTTGTTTATATGCGAATAAAGATGTGCTTTTTTTGTTCAAGATATCTTTAATTGACTCTCTTGCAATTACAGGTTATTTATTTTTTTCATCTGGCTTGATTTTGCATATATGGACCCTTCTACTTCTTAGTTTTCCTGGAATAATTGGAATACCAGAAATAAAGAAAGATAAAAGCTTTAATCTAATGACTAAAGGACCTTTCTCTATTATAAGACATCCTACATATCTTGCTCATACCCTAATTTTCTT
The DNA window shown above is from candidate division WOR-3 bacterium and carries:
- a CDS encoding isoprenylcysteine carboxylmethyltransferase family protein; amino-acid sequence: MNEKITLFLTLIWPIIPIFWIIVHGFPKLINKIKYFVYFIAFIIFVSISFCLYANKDVLFLFKISLIDSLAITGYLFFSSGLILHIWTLLLLSFPGIIGIPEIKKDKSFNLMTKGPFSIIRHPTYLAHTLIFFGSFLFTGYLVLLIISILDFLVVNFIIIPLEEKELTKRIGVKYIQYKKNVRWKLIPFII